CGACCAGTCAGTTGACGCCCTGGGTGCAGCAGATGCAGTTGCCGGTCATTGCGGTCATTGACCACCATTCCCAGGGAGAAATGACGGCGGAGTTTGTGGATATCCGTCCCAATATCAAGGCCACGGCCACCATTCTCACCCAGTATCTGCAAGGGGAGTTGCTGGTGCTTGACCGTAACGTGACCGAGCATGTCAAGTGTGCCACGGCGCTGATCCATGGGATTCGATCGGATACGCAGGCCTTACTCCAGGCCCAGGAGGAGGATTTGTTGGCGGTGGCCTACCTCACCCGCTATCACGACCCGCAGTTGTTGCGCTCCATCCTACAGGTCAACCGCAGTAAGCAGGCGATGGATGTGATCGAACGGGCGTTGAAAAACCGGATGATCCAGAACAATTTTTCCCTGTCGGGGGTGGGTTACCTGCGCTATGACGCCCGGGATGCGATTCCCCAAGCGGCGGATTTTCTAGTCACGGAGGACAATGTCCATACGGCGGTCGTCTATGGGATTGTCTATGACAAGGACCGGGAACGGGAGTTGGTGATCGGTTCCCTACGGACCACGAAATTGACCCTGGACCCGGACGAATTTTTGAAGGAAGCCTTTGGCCATGACCCCCAGGGGCGATTTTTTGGGGGTGGACGTTCCCAGGCGGGTGGTTTTGAAATTCCCATGGGCTTCTTGGCCGGCTTAAACGACAATCCCAATTACGCCAATTTGAAGTGGGAGGTGTACGACACCCAGATCAAGCAAAAGCTGCTGCGTTTGATTAACCCGGACCGACCGGCGCCGGTGACCTAATGACCTGGCAATTTCTGTTGCAACGGCAGGACGCGCCTCGGCAGGATTGTTGGTTAAAGAGTGGGCGGTCCTTGCAGCCGGGAGTTTATCGTTTGTGGGGACGGACCCAGGGGCTAAGGGCGGTCACCGTGGAGTGGTTTTGGCCGACGGCGAGAGGACGTCAACAGTGGCGGCGACGACGGGTGATGGTCAACCGACGGGGCTTGGCCCTGTTGCTCCCCTGGACCTATTGGGAAGCGGGCGTTTACCGGCTGCGCTGTTGGACGGGGGAAAAACCCAGTCGCACCTGGGAGTCTTGGGGGGATGGCCTAAGTTGGCAAGTGACGGCGAAACCCGCCAGTCCCCACATCCTGGCGTTACACTGGCGCTACCGCTGTCAATTTCCCTGGCATCAGACGCTGCAACTGCGGGGATGGGTCACCCGGGGCCAGGCCCTATCCTTTCGGCTTCAGGACCCCTTGCAAGGGGCGTTGGTGATGCAGGTGCAACAGCCCTTATCAACCCCTGGACCTGGTCTTGTCCCTTTCTGTTTTGATCTGGCCATCCCCACCCATTTGTACCAGCGGGTCCTCCTCGGGGTGGTTGAGGTTTTGGGAACCCCTTTGCAGCAGGAATTGTTACTAGCCAATCCCCTGGTGCCCATCCGTTTGACTCCCCAGTTGGCCGTCGAACCCTGTTCTTTAGCCGATCTGGCGCAACAAGCTGG
This genomic window from Gloeomargarita sp. SRBZ-1_bins_9 contains:
- a CDS encoding bifunctional oligoribonuclease/PAP phosphatase NrnA; translation: MGTEPTESPYPQPTTEAQPMEASPMPTGETGEGILVVPPANGQGSNGLVIPTRARQFHDHRLEEFHRVLTRHSGERHLVILQDFPDPDALSSAWAYALIAQQYDIRCDLVYTGIISHQENIALVKLTGMPVQNWSPTTLKDRDWGCYQGCVFIDNQGATSQLTPWVQQMQLPVIAVIDHHSQGEMTAEFVDIRPNIKATATILTQYLQGELLVLDRNVTEHVKCATALIHGIRSDTQALLQAQEEDLLAVAYLTRYHDPQLLRSILQVNRSKQAMDVIERALKNRMIQNNFSLSGVGYLRYDARDAIPQAADFLVTEDNVHTAVVYGIVYDKDRERELVIGSLRTTKLTLDPDEFLKEAFGHDPQGRFFGGGRSQAGGFEIPMGFLAGLNDNPNYANLKWEVYDTQIKQKLLRLINPDRPAPVT